In the genome of Plasmodium yoelii strain 17X genome assembly, chromosome: 14, one region contains:
- a CDS encoding inorganic pyrophosphatase, putative has translation MEVNCSPKYHETHLNLMNNQNNKTFFKNYNYQNVNTIEDGEKKKNFFLGKLSIYKKLKYLKFCKLYIKKGKRQRIFINIFFFFFFLLILYICYNKINNIKTIFLIGLIFYSLYFLLLSLYMFSTIMNSENENYEIIKDTENMSKKNKLIEMPPNGMYLQCSPNNFSYNTNDKYYKTYENCYIKISHENGNNNMSQYDYIDGNNKIGKIGKIGKIGKIDKIDKIGKIGKIDKLDDDEIVSIESIAKPIKEGAEGFFAVQYNYIFKVSIFFTLLILLLHILRGNYMKFPQEFGNKQNNSILDTCILNSDTNNCYVVISPLSYGLITCVSFLLGAICSSLAAYSGIYVSVRANMKVSKAATYSYNKTLVTCFRSGTVSAIVNVSLVIFGISLLLLIVNILYPTISFTKYPTMIVGYGFGSSLVAMLYQLAGGIYTKAADIGADLVGKIEKNIPEDDARNPAVIADLVGDNVGDCAGQCADLFESISAEIIASMILGGALCENNIISDSVCSYFVLFPLFIHSMDLFVSTIGSYLVYTKKDNLLLGGGKKSFEKNNFEKNNLSLNLNEITSENLEDPLKIMLKAYFITCAFSILGFSLLCKFLFSSVGSVTNIEDGNYNTTKGNAWIYFSICGIIGMTCSYLFVISTRYYTDSSYPKVKKIAHASLSGPATNIIAGLYVGLESTFFPIIIICISLLSSYYLGIQSNIKNGNDVINGLYGTSIATMGMLSTSVFILSMSNFGPIADNAGGIAEMSKQPEYVRTITDKLDVVGNVTKANTKGYSVGSAALACFLLFSAFLSEVSDISGTTFATVDIALPEVFIGGILGSAIVFLFAGWSLDAVGNTAEEVLKEVRRQFNEHPGILSYNEKPDYHKCVYIISKRALSETFKPGMLGILAPIIIGILFKFIGILQNNKLLGAQVMASFIMFSTSTGILMALFLNNSGGAWDNAKKYIETGIYGGKNSPAHISSVIGDTVGDPCKDTAGPSIHVLIKLISTITMVITPLIASRPNK, from the exons ATGGAAGTTAATTGTAGCCCAAAATATCATGAGACACATCTAAATTTGATGAATAACCAAAACAATaaaactttttttaaaaattataactaTCAAAATGTAAATACAATAGAAgatggagaaaaaaaaaaaaatttttttttaggaaaatTGAGTATATACAAAAAGTTAAAATATCTTAAGTTttgtaaattatatattaaaaagggaaaaagacaacgaatatttattaatatattttttttttttttttttttattaatattatatatatgctataacaaaataaataatatcaaaactatttttttaattggcttaattttttatagtttatattttttattactttctttatatatgtttagtACAATAATGAAtagtgaaaatgaaaattatgaaattataaaagaTACTGAAAATAtgtctaaaaaaaataagttaaTTGAAATGCCACCAAATGGAATGTATTTGCAATGCTCTCCTAATAACTTTTCATATAATACAAAcgataaatattataaaacatatgaaaattgttatataaaaataagtcATGAAAAcggtaataataatatgtccCAATATGACTATATAGATGGTAACAACAAAATTGGCAAAATTGGCAAAATTGGCAAAATTGGCAAAATTGACAAAATTGACAAAATTGGCAAAATTGGCAAAATTGACAAACTTGATGATGATGAAATTGTTTCCATTGAAAGCATAGCAAAACCAATAAAAGAAGGTGCAGAAGGTTTTTTTGCAGTTCAatataactatatttttaaggtatctattttttttacacttttaattttattattacatatacTTAGAGgaaattatatgaaatttCCACAGGAATTTggaaataaacaaaataattctaTTTTAGATACATGTATTTTAAATAGTGACACAAACAATTGTTATGTTGTTATATCTCCATTATCATATGGTCTTATAACTTgtgtttcatttttattagggGCTATATGTAGTTCATTAGCAGCTTATAGTGGAATTTATGTTTCAGTAAGAGCTAATATGAAAGTATCGAAAGCAGCTacatattcatataataaaacttTGGTAACATGTTTTAGAAGTGGGACAGTAAGTGCTATTGTTAATGTATCTTTAGTAATATTTGGTATttcattattgttattaatagtaaatatattatacccAACTATATCTTTTACAAAATATCCTACCATGATTGTGGGTTATGGTTTTGGATCATCCTTAGTTGCAATGTTATATCAATTAGCTGGTGGTATATATACAAAGGCTGCAGATATAGGTGCTGATTTAGTAGGGAagattgaaaaaaatattccagAAGATGATGCAAGAAATCCAGCAGTTATAGCTGATTTAGTGGGTGATAATGTTGGTGACTGTGCAGGTCAATGTGCTGATTTATTTGAATCAATATCTGCTGAAATTATTGCGTCTATGATATTAGGGGGTGCATTatgtgaaaataatattatctCGGATTCGGTTTGTagttattttgttttatttcctttatttatacattcaATGGATTTATTTGTATCAACAATAGGGTCATATTTAGTTTACACAAAAAAGGATAATCTGCTATTAGGGGGTGGTAAAAAaagttttgaaaaaaataattttgaaaaaaataatttgagTCTCAATTTGAATGAAATAACTTCAGAAAATTTAGAAGATCCgttaaaaattatgttaaaagcatattttataacttgtgctttttctattttaggattttctttattatgtaaatttttattcaGTAGCGTTGGTAGTGTCACAAATATTGAAGATGGAAATTATAATACAACAAAAGGAAATGCATggatttatttttcaatatGTGGAATTATTGGAATGActtgttcatatttatttgtcaTATCTACACGATATTATACAGATTCATCTTATCCAAAAGTTAAAAAGATAGCACATGCATCTTTAAGTGGACCCGCCACAAATATAATAGCTGGGTTATATGTTGGGCTTGAATCGACATTTTTTCcgattataattatatgtatatcatTGTTATCTTCCTATTATTTAGGAATACAgagtaatataaaaaatgggaaTGATGTGATAAATGGTTTATATGGTACATCTATTGCAACAATGGGAATGTTATCAACAtctgtttttatattaagtATGTCAAATTTTGGACCAATAGCTGACAATGCAGGAGGAATTGCAGAAATGTCTAAACAACCTGAATATGTAAGGACAATAACAGATAAGTTAGATGTAGTTGGAAATGTAACGAAAGCCAATACAAAGGGATATAGTGTCGGTTCTGCTGCACTTgcatgttttttattattttcagcATTTCTTAGTGAAGTGTCTGATATATCAGGAACAACTTTTGCAACTGTAGACATTGCATTACCAGAAGTATTTATAGGAGGTATTTTGGGTTCTgcaattgtttttttatttgctgGATGGTCGTTAGATGCAGTTGGAAATACAGCAGAAGAAGTTTTAAAAGAAGTTAGAAGACAGTTTAATGAACATCCAGGAATTTTATCATACAATGAAAAACCAGATTATcataaatgtgtatatataataagtaAAAGAGCATTAAGTGAAACATTTAAACCTGGAATGTTAGGTATTTTAGCTCCTATAATAATaggtattttatttaaatttataggaattttacaaaataataaattattaggAGCACAAGTTATGGCTTCTTTTATAATGTTTTCAACTTCTACTGGTATACTTATGGCTTTATTTCTAAATAATTCTGGTGGGGCTTGGGACAATGCaaagaaatatatagaaaCCGGTATATATGGTGGGAAAAATAGTCCAGCTCATATTTCTAGTGTTATAGGAGATACTGTTGGAGATCCATGTAAAGATACTGCTGGACCTTCTATACATGttcttataaaattaatttcaaCAATAACCAtg gTGATAACCCCTCTAATAGCTTCAAGACCAAACAAATAA
- a CDS encoding PIH1 domain-containing protein, putative has product MEKIYQYYFQQPNKNFEFNSENINNLVKNKKTIKISPQKGYVIKTYDKNGEKVYFNICSSNLISEFHFKKIPDLNNEEGLRIPLSIGEEKNKEDKKGNKYKTYDIVLNTKIVTQSKTDSHLKKIIAELVQAAIKNKYKTETCSNLFFFPDHKYKGNYPEDQFIKDDQQHKFEIVEEGEKSEKNMNSNNKENEDKAINIEKMLTIKEPQWDMWFVNKNVLEEKYKKMNKFYIPYIRMFPLDNAIYGFDFKPPFLNNNEKKKNYNTNFRSFLNDYNVDLDDDFLLYEQIDNTICIIQIHLPFFIFAQRNMNNLINIFPISQFLNIYISDECLKILFKKSPLFPTGYNPPYKSFTIRFPFYYKSSKVISQYLEKYALLNVIIPVTKNSASSIIFKEIVKSKNDDVFSDEESSCDSIF; this is encoded by the exons ATGGAAAAAATTTACCAGTACTATTTTCAACAgccaaataaaaattttgaatttaattcagaaaatataaataatttagtaaaaaataaaaaaacaattaaaataAGTCCACAAAAAGGTTATGTGATAAAgacatatgataaaaatggagaaaaagtttattttaatatatgttctTCTAATTTAATTTCAGAatttcattttaaaaaaattcctGACCTAAACAATGAAGAGGGATTAAGAATACCTTTAAGTATAGgtgaagaaaaaaacaaagaaGATAAAAAAGGGAATAAATATAAGACTTATGATATTGTTCTTAACACAAAAATTGTTACACAAAGTAAAACTGATtctcatttaaaaaaaataatagctGAATTAGTTCAGGCAGctatcaaaaataaatacaaaacaGAAACATGTTCaaatttgtttttctttcctgatcataaatataaag GTAATTACCCAGAGGATCAATTTATAAAAGATGACCAACAACATAAGTTTGAAATTGTAGAAGAAGGTGAAAAGagcgaaaaaaatatgaacagtaataataaagaaaatgaagataaagcaattaatatagaaaaaatgtTAACAATAAAAGAACCACAATGGGATATGTggtttgttaataaaaatgtattagaagaaaaatataaaaaaatgaataaattttatatacctTACATACGTATGTTCCCGCTAGACAATGCAATTTATGGTTTTGATTTTAAACCcccatttttaaataataatgaaaaaaaaaaaaattataatacaaattttcgatcttttttaaatgattataatgtTGATTTAGATgatgattttttattatatgaacaaattGATAACACTATTTGTATTATTCAAATTCACCtccctttttttattttcgcCCAACGTAATATGAACAATTTAATTAACATTTTCCCCATTAGccaatttttaaatatttacataagTGATGAATGCTTAAAAATCCTTTTTAAAAA atcgCCACTTTTCCCGACCGGATATAATCCACCATATAAAAGTTTCACTATACGTTTTCCTTTTTACTATAAATCGTCAAAAGTGATATCACAATATTTGGAAAAATATGCCTTgttaaatgttataataccAGTTACCAAAAATAGTGCATCctcaataatatttaaagaaaTTGTCAAAAGCAAAAATGATGATGTTTTTTCAGATGAAGAATCTAGTTGTGATTCTATATTTTGA
- a CDS encoding splicing factor 3B subunit 3, putative, producing the protein MPILYHLTLQKPTAITRTVYGNFSGPKAHEIVVAKGQVLELLRADKQGKLNVIVSKDVFGIIRSLEIFRLLGSNKDYIAIGSDSGRLVILKYDDEKNDFIRVHCETYGKSGIRRIIPGEYIAIDPKGRALMLCAIEKQKFVYILNRDNKENLTISSPLEAHKSHSICHAVVALNVGFENPMFVSIEQNYENLDKQVLNANEQIMEYPKKGLCFWEMDLGLNHVIKKHTIPIDITAHLLIPLPGGQQGPSGLIVCCENYLVYKKIDHDDIFCSYPRRLEVGEEKNISIVCWTIHRIKTFFFILIQSEYGDLYKIEVNHEDGIVKEIICKYFDTVPIANSICVLKSGALFVAAEFGNHFFYQFSGIGNDSNDAMCTSNHPSGKNAIIAFKTQKLKNLYLVDQIYSLSPIVDMKILDAKNSNLPQIYALCGRGPRSSLRILQHGLSIEELANNELPGKPRYIWTVKKDNSSEYDGYIIVSFEGNTLILEIGETVEEVYDSLLLTNVTTIHINLLYDNSFIQVYDTGIRHINGKIVQEWIPPKNKQINAATSNGSQIVVSLSGGELIYFEIDESHTLTEIFRKNINVEILCLSIQQIQQNKLRASFLAVGCLDNVVRLLSIEKDQYFKQLSTYILPNNSSPQDICISEMKELGNQKEHTILYLNIGLNTGVLLRSVIDPICGTLSNHYSKYLGAKSVKICHVQVNKNPALLVLSEKTYLCYVYQGKYIYSPLNYDVLEYASSFYSEQCSDGYVAISGNSLRIFRFYRLGEVFSQNILHLTFTPRKIVPLPFPSLFYDNDTSLEIKRIKNIQMLAIIEADHNAYDENTQQEIQKALRDIKLEGKGETQDGGDEQENDEEELLYDRIGTPKAGLGKWGSCIKIINPINLQIIDKISLELEEAALSVCACELEALHCLIVGTTTNMTLKNRNVPSASLRVYTYDINYKLNLLHITPIEDQPYCFCPFNGRVIVSVGNKLRIYALGKKKLLKKCEYKDIPEAIVSIKVSGDRIFASDIRESVLIFFYDSNQNLIRLISDDIIPRWITCSEILDHHTIIAADKFDSVFILREYGIANKCWYGGEVINSSTKNRKMEHIMSFHIGEIVTSLQKVKLSPTSSECIIYSTIMGTIGAFIPYDSKEELELTQHLEIILRTEKHSLCGREHIFFRSYYHPVQHVIDGDLCEQFSSLPFEVQRKIGSDLEKTPDEILRKLEDIRNKIL; encoded by the exons atgccaATATTGTATCATCTAACTTTACAAAAGCCTACAGCAATTACCAGAACAGTATATGGAAATTTCTCGGGACCAAAAGCACATGAGATAGTAGTTGCAAAAGGTCAAGTATTAGAATTATTAAGAGCTGATAAACAAGGTAAATTAAATGTTATAGTTTCTAAGGATGTATTTGGTATAATCCGAAGTTTAGAAATCTTTCGATTATTGGGAAGTAATAAAGATTATATAGCAATTGGTAGTGATTCAGGAAGATtagtaatattaaaatatgatgatgaaaaaaatgattttattAGAGTACATTGTGAAACTTATGGTAAAAGTGGAATAAGACGAATTATACCAGGTGAATATATTGCTATAGATCCTAAAGGAAGAGCCTTAATGTTATGTGCTattgaaaaacaaaaatttgtatatatattaaatagagataataaagaaaatttgACTATTAGTAGTCCTTTAGAAGCACATAAATCTCATTCTATATGTCATGCTGTAGTTGCATTAAATGTTGGGTTCGAGAATCCAATGTTTGTTTCGATAGaacaaaattatgaaaatttagataaacaAGTTCTTAATGCAAATGAACAAATAATGGAATATCCAAAAAAAGGGTTATGTTTTTGGGAAATGGATCTTGGATTAAATCAtgtaattaaaaaacataCAATACCTATTGATATTACTGCACATTTATTAATACCCTTACCAGGAGGTCAACAAGGACCTAGTGGATTAATTGTTTGTTGTGAAAATTAtttagtatataaaaaaatcgatcatgatgatatattttgttcatatccAAGACGATTAGAAGTTggagaagaaaaaaatatatccatTGTTTGTTGGACAATCCATAGAAtcaaaacatttttttttatcttaatACAATCTGAATATGGTGATCTATATAAAATAGAAGTTAATCATGAAGATGGTATAgtaaaagaaataatttgtaaatattttgataCAGTTCCAATAGCTAATTCTATATGTGTATTAAAATCAGGAGCATTATTTGTAGCAGCAGAATTTGggaatcattttttttatcaattttctGGTATTGGTAATGATTCTAATGATGCTATGTGTACATCTAACCATCCATCAGGAAAAAATGCAATTATCGCATTTAAAacacaaaaattaaaaaatttatatttagtAGATCAAATATATTCTTTATCCCCAATAGTagatatgaaaatattagaTGCAAAAAATTCAAATCTTCCACAAATATATGCTTTATGTGGTAGAGGCCCAAGATCATCATTACGAATATTACAGCATGGATTAAGTATTGAAGAGTTAGCAAATAATGAACTTCCAGGAAAACCTAGATATATATGGACAGTTAAAAAAGATAATTCAAGTGAATATGATGGATATATTATAGTAAGTTTTGAAGGAAATACACTTATATTAGAAATTGGAGAAACAGTAGAAGAAGTATATGATAGTCTTCTTTTAACGAATGTAACTACAatacatattaatttattatatgataatTCTTTTATTCAAGTATATGATACAGGAATACGACATATCAATGGAAAAATTGTACAAGAATGGATACCaccaaaaaataaacaaattaatgcAGCCACTTCAAACGGTTCACAAATTGTAGTATCTCTTAGTGGTGGtgaattaatttatttcgaAATCGATGAATCACATACTTTAACTgaaatatttagaaaaaacatTAACGTTGAAATTTTATGTTTATCTATACAACAAAtacaacaaaataaattaagaGCTAGCTTTTTAGCAGTTGGCTGTCTTGATAATGTAGTACGTTTATTATCAATAGAAAAAGATCAATATTTTAAACAATTATCTACATACATATTACCAAATAATTCATCACCTcaagatatatgtatatctGAAATGAAAGAATTGGGAAATCAGAAAGAACAcactattttatatttaaatataggACTAAATACAGGTGTACTTTTACGAAGTGTAATAGATCCTATATGTGGAACATTAAGTAATCATTATTCTAAATATTTAGGTGCGAAATCTGTTAAAATTTGTCATGTACAAGTTAATAAAAATCCAGCACTTTTAGTATTATCCGAAAAAACATATCTATGTTATGTATATCAagggaaatatatttattcccCATTAAATTATGATGTATTAGAATATGCATCATCTTTTTATTCTGAACAATGTTCAGATGGATATGTAGCTATATCTGGAAACAGTTTAAGAATTTTCCGATTTTATAGACTTGGTGAAGTTTTTagtcaaaatattttacatttaaCATTTACTCCAAGAAAAATTGTCCCATTACCATTCccttcattattttatgataatGACACATCTTTAGAAATTAAAAGAatcaaaaatatacaaatgtTAGCTATTATAGAAGCAGACCATAATGCATATGATGAAAATACACAACAAGAAATACAAAAAGCATTACGTGATATTAAGCTTGAAGGAAAAGGAGAAACACAAGATGGAGGAGATGAAcaagaaaatgatgaagaagaattattatatgacCGTATAGGAACCCCAAAAGCTGGTTTAGGCAAATGGGGATCctgtattaaaattattaacccAATAAATTTGCAAATTATAGATAAAATATCATTAGAATTAGAAGAAGCAGCATTAAGTGTTTGTGCTTGTGAACTTGAAGCATTACATTGTTTAATAGTTGGAACCACTACGAATATGacattaaaaaatagaaatgTACCATCAGCATCTTTAAgagtatatacatatgatataaattataaacttAATTTGTTACATATTACACCTATCGAAGATCAACCATATTGTTTTTGCCCATTTAACGGGAGAGTTATAGTATCTGTTGGAAATAAATTAAGAATATATGCattaggaaaaaaaaaattattaaaaaaatgtgaatatAAAGATATTCCAGAAGCAATTGTTTCAATAAAAGTTTCTGGAGACAGAATTTTTGCATCTGACATCAGGGAATCtgttcttatatttttttatgattctAATCAAAATCTTATACGACTTATATCTGATGACATTATACCTCGATGGATAACATGTTCAGAAATTTTGGATCATCATACTATTATTGCTGCGGACAAATTTGATTCTGTTTTCATTTTGAGG GAATACGGAATAGCTAACAAATGTTGGTATGGTGGAGAAGTAATAAATAGCTCAACAAAAAATAGAAAG ATGGAGCACATCATGAGTTTTCATATTGGAGAAATTGTCACGTCCTTACAAAAAGTTAAACTATCTCCTACAAGCAGcgaatgtataatatattccACCATAATGGGAACCATAGGAGCCTTTATTCCATATGATAGCAAAGAAGAA CTGGAACTAACTCAACATTTAGAAATAATTTTAAGGACAGAAAAACATTCTCTATGTGGAAGAGAGCACATATTTTTTCGTTCCTATTATCATCCAGTTCAG CATGTTATTGACGGTGATTTATGCGAACAATTTTCGAGCCTACCATTTGAAGTTCAAAGAAAAATTGGATCCGACTTAGAAAAAACACCAGACGAAATTTTAAGAAAATTAGAAGAcataagaaataaaatactttaa